The Streptococcus mitis region TGCTAATTGTCAATTACTTTTGAGATTTTTTCTCTAGAATATCTTTTAATTTTCTAATTTTTAATCTTGAAATAGGACAACGATGGTCTTCATAGAAAACAATTTCTAAGTTTTTTCGATCAATTTCTCTGATATTGCCTATATTTACCAAAAATGACTTATGAGGAGAATAAAATCTCTGAGTATGTTTGTCCTTTTCCTGAATATCTGTCATGGTACCGTAAAACTCTTTGGCAAAATTTTTACCAATAATGCGCAATTTATGAGAAACTCCTGTCGTTTCAATATACAAAATATCATGGTAAGGAATTTTTAAATCATTTCCCTTGTAATTGTAGTCAAAATAATCTACCACATCTTCATTTTCAAGTAACATACTCTTCGTGTAGAATATATTTTGCTCAATTCTCTTCTTAAATAACTCATCATTGATATCCTTATCAACAAAATCTAAGGCTGATACCTGATATTTATATGTTAGAGTCGCAAACTCTGATCGACTTGTGATAAAGACGATAATAGCGTAAGGATTGTAATGACGAATGAGCTGAGCCACTTCAAATCCCTTTTTCTCAATTCCATGAATATCGATATCTAGGAAATAAAGCTGGTTTACTTCGTCGTTTTCAATGTATTCTTCAAATTCACGGACTTTTCCCGTTGTCTTGTATGATATTGGAATATTCGATTCTTTCGAAATTTCATCCAATATTCTCTCTAGTCTCACTTGATGTTCAATAACATCTTCTAAAATTAAAACTTTCATTCAAATTCCCTCTTAAATCTAATGATTTGTCTAAATGTACTGCCTTCCATCTCTGTTTCTAAAATAATGTTGTTGTACTTATCTAGTAGTTCTTTCACATTATTTAATCCTACTCCGCGATTTCTTCCCTTAGTGGAGAATCCTAAAGCAAATAGATCTCCTGAAGGAGTCATCGTCATTTTACATGAATTCTGAATCACAATAACTGTTTCAGTTTCCATCTTAATAACTGCTACTTCCATCTGCTTTTTATAACTATCAGCCGATCCTTCGACAGCATTGTTCAATAAAACACTCATAATACGAACCAAATCCAATAGTTCAATTGGAAGATTAGTAATCGTATCTTTTACTTCCAGTGTAAACTCTACACCATTATTTCGAGCATAGACAATTGACTGAGCAACTAAACTTCGTAAAGCTGAATCTTCTATGTTGTTCAAATCAAAGTAAGTGTACTTATCTGAACGCAATTTATGATTTGCTTTAACTAAAACTTCATTGTAAACTCTGTCAATTTCCTGTAAATTACCACTGTCAATTGCCATCTGCATACTGACAAGCATTCCAGCATAGTCATGTCGAAAACCACGAATTTCATTATACAGTCCGACAATTTCATCTGTGTAGTTTTGTAAATGTTTCTGTTCAAATTTCTTCTGCTTCAAAGCAATCTCTTTCTCCATTTGTTCTTTATGCGAATTCATTGCAAAGAAGGTCAAAAATAGAGAAATAAAGACAATAGATGACAAAATACTTCCAAAACTATTCAAATGTTTAACCGTACTTACCATATCTGAAACGAACGATACAATATGGAGCAGTAGTAAAGCAAAAAATACTTTTTTCAAGAAAGGATAAAGGTAGTCCTTATCAAAATAGTTTAGTTCTAAATGGAAATAATGAATGATTTTTAAGATAATAAAATAGGTCAACACCGTTACAACGAAAAAGAATAACCCATAATATTGTAAAACAAAATTGTCTCCTGTTATAGAGGAGAACGTTACGGACAGAAAGGTGTGAGGACTCTCATATAAAAGAGATAGTAGTAAACTTAGGAATAATCCTCTATCCCTCTCATACTGTTTAATCCATCGAAAATAGGAATATAAGCCCAA contains the following coding sequences:
- the comD gene encoding competence system sensor histidine kinase ComD, whose product is MDFFLVVDFILYFLIISHSYHLICKDQIKAKELYIFGAYTLLLQIVLGLPFYLLSLDGLGIATFLFPLGLYSYFRWIKQYERDRGLFLSLLLSLLYESPHTFLSVTFSSITGDNFVLQYYGLFFFVVTVLTYFIILKIIHYFHLELNYFDKDYLYPFLKKVFFALLLLHIVSFVSDMVSTVKHLNSFGSILSSIVFISLFLTFFAMNSHKEQMEKEIALKQKKFEQKHLQNYTDEIVGLYNEIRGFRHDYAGMLVSMQMAIDSGNLQEIDRVYNEVLVKANHKLRSDKYTYFDLNNIEDSALRSLVAQSIVYARNNGVEFTLEVKDTITNLPIELLDLVRIMSVLLNNAVEGSADSYKKQMEVAVIKMETETVIVIQNSCKMTMTPSGDLFALGFSTKGRNRGVGLNNVKELLDKYNNIILETEMEGSTFRQIIRFKREFE
- the comE gene encoding competence system response regulator transcription factor ComE gives rise to the protein MKVLILEDVIEHQVRLERILDEISKESNIPISYKTTGKVREFEEYIENDEVNQLYFLDIDIHGIEKKGFEVAQLIRHYNPYAIIVFITSRSEFATLTYKYQVSALDFVDKDINDELFKKRIEQNIFYTKSMLLENEDVVDYFDYNYKGNDLKIPYHDILYIETTGVSHKLRIIGKNFAKEFYGTMTDIQEKDKHTQRFYSPHKSFLVNIGNIREIDRKNLEIVFYEDHRCPISRLKIRKLKDILEKKSQK